A single genomic interval of Sesamum indicum cultivar Zhongzhi No. 13 unplaced genomic scaffold, S_indicum_v1.0 scaffold00109, whole genome shotgun sequence harbors:
- the LOC105178903 gene encoding outer envelope pore protein 16-2, chloroplastic: MSGSNLETRSLLDELRHFEKGFFFDLGHPLLNRIAESFVRAAGIGAVQAVSREAYFTAVESVGGDTASGLPPELGVGAPKKSNRFPDLKGANNRKSLEALVKSTGKESLQWGIAAGMYSGLTYGLKEARGVHDWKSSALAGAITGAALALMTDDHSHEQVVQCAVTGAAISTAANLLTGIF, encoded by the exons ATGAGTGGTAGTAACCTAGAGACTCGGTCGTTGCTCGATGAGCTGAGGCACTTTGAGAAGGGGTTTTTCTTTGATCTTGGCCACCCCTTACTTAACCGCATTGCTGAAAGCTTTGTGAGAGCTGCTGGG ATTGGAGCTGTTCAAGCCGTATCACGGGAAGCCTATTTTACTGCCGTGGAAA GTGTGGGCGGAGACACAGCAAGCGGCCTCCCGCCGGAGCTTGGAGTTGGAGCCCCTAAGAAGAGTAATCGGTTTCCGGACCTTAAAG GCGCAAATAACCGGAAGTCACTTGAGGCCTTG GTCAAGAGCACTGGGAAAGAATCTCTGCAATGGG GCATAGCTGCAGGAATGTATTCAGGTCTCACTTATGGGCTGAAAGAGGCTAGAGGAGTTCATGATTGG AAAAGTAGTGCCTTGGCTGGAGCGATCACCGGAGCTGCACTTGCTCTGATGACAGATGACCACTCCCATGAGCAGGTGGTGCAATGTGCTGTAACGGGAGCTGCCATATCCACTGCTGCAAATCTTCTCACGGGCATATTCTAG